The Aureispira anguillae genome contains a region encoding:
- a CDS encoding multidrug effflux MFS transporter: MAMMMSLTALSIDAMLPALSIIGDDLGVQNPNDNQLTISSLFLGLAFGQLIYGPISDSTGRKTPLYGGLLIFILGSLISIFSTSLTSMIIGRTIQGFGLASPRTVSLAMIRDQFKGREMAKVMSFVMMIFILVPTLAPGVGQLILYLADWKAIFIFIGFMALGILIWFATRMHETLAVEEQIPFSFKRIQDSIVEICTNKIALGYTLTAGLVSSAFIGFLNSAQQVFQDQYNLGTKFPIYFAVLAMSIGVASFVNGKLVMRYGTQRMVKTAITGLVGIALFFIGLVPNLEGTMPLWLTMGYLVATLFCIGILFGNLNSMAMEPLGHIAGIGSAIVGSLSTFIAVGIGTIIGLQYDGTLIPIIYGFALSGGASWLLIFRIGAIKGN, translated from the coding sequence ATGGCAATGATGATGTCTTTGACCGCTTTGTCTATTGATGCCATGCTGCCAGCTTTATCCATTATTGGAGATGATTTGGGCGTTCAGAATCCGAATGACAACCAATTGACGATTTCTTCTTTATTTTTAGGCTTAGCCTTTGGTCAGTTGATTTATGGCCCCATTTCAGACAGTACGGGACGAAAAACACCACTTTATGGTGGCTTGTTGATTTTTATATTGGGGAGTCTAATTTCTATTTTTTCCACCAGTTTGACGAGCATGATTATTGGTAGAACGATTCAAGGATTTGGCTTAGCGAGCCCAAGGACGGTTAGCTTGGCCATGATAAGAGATCAATTTAAGGGGCGAGAAATGGCAAAAGTAATGTCCTTTGTGATGATGATTTTTATTCTAGTTCCTACCTTAGCACCAGGAGTTGGACAACTAATTTTATATCTTGCCGATTGGAAAGCTATTTTTATCTTTATTGGCTTTATGGCTTTGGGAATTTTAATTTGGTTTGCTACTCGTATGCACGAAACCTTAGCGGTCGAAGAACAAATTCCTTTTTCATTTAAGAGAATACAGGATTCTATTGTTGAAATTTGTACCAATAAAATCGCATTGGGGTATACCTTGACAGCAGGATTAGTTTCTAGTGCATTTATTGGTTTTTTAAACTCTGCTCAACAGGTTTTTCAAGACCAATATAATTTAGGGACAAAATTCCCCATTTATTTTGCTGTTTTAGCCATGTCGATAGGAGTGGCTTCTTTTGTCAATGGGAAATTAGTAATGCGCTACGGTACGCAACGAATGGTCAAAACGGCTATAACAGGTTTGGTCGGAATTGCATTGTTTTTTATTGGATTAGTACCCAATTTAGAAGGAACAATGCCACTGTGGTTGACCATGGGATATTTGGTTGCTACGCTATTTTGTATAGGGATTTTATTTGGAAACTTAAATAGCATGGCGATGGAACCTTTGGGACACATTGCTGGAATTGGTTCTGCTATTGTTGGTTCGCTGTCAACATTTATAGCGGTAGGAATTGGAACAATCATTGGCTTGCAATACGATGGTACGCTAATCCCTATTATTTATGGGTTTGCTCTTTCAGGAGGGGCGAGTTGGCTGTTAATTTTTAGAATAGGAGCGATCAAAGGAAATTGA